In the Desulfosporosinus acidiphilus SJ4 genome, ACGAAGGTATCTGAAATGATGGAAAGGGTATTATAGGAAGCCAAGTCAAATAAATAGAAATCAACAAAATTAATGTTATTGCTTTACTTTTTCTTGTATTATTATTTAAATAATCCTCAAGTGCTAAAATTATGAGAATAATTATTCCGACATCTCCATAAAGCATTAATCTTGATGGTAATGCCTGCTTAAGTAACGGCAAATGTTCAATTAAAATCCACGGCAAAGTAATTTTTGTAGTATATCCTAATATATGAAGATAGGGTCCCATGGATAATATGATTGAAATTAATACAAGTGAAAATAGTATTTTAGTTAATCTTCTTTTCCATAGTCTTTGCGCCGCCCAAAATAATAATAGAATCGCGGATAATCCAAGGTATCCGTTTTGTTCCGCAACATTACCAGTATACTTTGATGCTATAAGCGTTGTCGCATGACCATGAAGTAAATATATTGGGGTTGGTAAAATAAAGCCAAGTAAATCATTGACATAAAAATTTCTAGGTTGAATTGGACTAGAATAAGAAATTGTAAACGGTCCCCAAAAAAGTTCTATGATACCTGGTAATATAAATAGTGTACAAATTCCAAGTGCTACCAATATAGTTTTAATATTTATAGGGATAAAAATATTAGAACACTTGTCCCTCGCGTTTATAAACATTAAACCCAAAAGTATTAATAATATCATTGCAGCAGTAGCAAAAACCTCTAGAGACGTATAAAATTGACATGCAGCTATAAATCCCAAAATGAATCCATATAATAATGGCCTTGTAACATTTTTGTTGATAATGTCAATTGACATGTATATTATTGCTAATAAAAAGACGACAGTAAGTAAATTTGCATGACCCAATGAGTGAGCTGATAAATATGGCATTAACCCAAATAGCCCACCGCCAAGTACTGACATCCACCTCCTGGAACCTAACTTATAGAGAATTAAATTACCCAAATAACATGACACAACCATATTAATAAAAAATAATAAGTTATAAGCAAAAACTGTATTGCACAGATACACTATTGGTCCTATTAAAAATGATTCGGCTAATATAGACGTTACTGCCATTAGATTAATTCCACCAGGATAGTTTAAAAGGCGTGAAATAAATGGATTCTGGCCATGTAAGATAGAATTCCAAAAGGATCCGAGAAACCACATTGCCTGTTCAGAATCGCCACCGCCTCCGACCTGCATTGCAAACGGATGCAGCAATGCTTTACCCATAAAGATAAAAGCGATAAATACATATATAATAAGTTCAAATATTACCCATAATATTTCTTTACTGGGTTTTGTCTTCAAAGGAATAAGCACCTCTCTCTATCCTTGCCAAATCAAATGTCTTTTTCATTGGACATCTAGATTAATGAGCGGAATATCTTTACTCTTATCCTTAAACCAAGAAACTCCCTCTTGAACCATATCTAACTGTACAATATATTGTCCTTGTTGATTAGGCGCCTTCACAATCAATGACAAAGTAACCTTCTGCCCTGGAAGAAGATCCTTAGGAAGACTTGAGCGCAGTCCATCATCGATTATAGAATATTTATCTGTATTCAAAACGTGATATGACATATGCACTGGATTTGAACCGTCATAAGGCCAAATAAAATTACTTGTATTTGTAACCACTACCTTTTCGGTTATAGTCTGTCCTGGCTTACAATTCAGCGTTTTCCTATTAAGAGAAAATTTTTCACTATAAATTTTTGACTTTTGATCGAAACCATTGAGCGTCATATAATGGGCATTCATTATACGAGCGTTCAAGACAAGAAGACCTAAGATCAGAAGGGGTAGAAGAATAAAGACACCAATTTCCACTTTGCGTTTCATACGATTATTCCTCACTACTACTTTCTATACTACAAGCAAATTGTTTTCTTGAACAACCTACTGTTACCATACTAAACCGTCCCATTTATTATCTTAATGCTTCTCTATATGCTTCCGTTATTTGGTCTAATGTATCACTCCACGAAAATAACTTGATTCTTTCCAACCCCCTTAATCTTAGTTCCTCTTTTATCTCCTGGCTACCTAGAATTCCAGAAACCACTTCGTATATACTATTCTCATTCAGAGGATCAAAAAGTATGGCGGCTTCTCCAGCTACTTCTGGAATAGAGGAAGAATTTGAGGTTGCTACAGGTGTTCCACAGGCCATAGCCTCTAAAATCGGGAGTCCAAACCCTTCATAAAGCGACGGAAAAACGAATAATTCCGACATGCTATAAAGTGAAATCAAATCCTGTTGATCCACGGAGCCTAAATAGAAAATGTTATCGGCATTTCGAGAATTAGTATTTAATGTGTTCCCTCTCCAGCTTCCACCGATTATGGCAAGATCGATTTTAAACGTTTCACTAAGCCGAGGAAATATCTTAATTAACCGCTCAACGTTTTTTCTTGGCTCATTTCCGCCTATAGTTAAAACGTAAGGTCTATGTAGTCCAAATTTATTTCGGACATTAGTTAAAGTGTTTAAATCAGTGACTGGTTTAAATTCCTCACTGCATCCTAGGTAAATAACTTTTATTTTCTTCTCCTGAACTGCGAAATACTTAAGTATTTCTTGCTTTGAAAAGTTCGAATCCGTTATGATATATTCCGTTCGTCCCGTTGAGATTGCCATGGCTAACTTATAGTAGATTCGTTCAACCAAACTTTTAAGATATTGACCTTTTAACACTGCCGGAATTACATCGTGAACTGTAACCAATGATTTACAACCAGGGAATACCGGTAATCCAAAATTCATGGGATTATGTAGAATATCGATATTATTTTCTTTAAGATACCTTGGTAAATCAATCTGTTCCCATGCAAGTCTTTTTAACCGCGACGAATATAATTTGCTTAAACTACTTTGTCTTGAGAGTTCCATCCCATCATAAACAGGAACAGTAACTATGTCAGAATAGATTCTTGGTATTTCTTCCAAAAGAATTCTACTATAGTTTCCTATTCCTGTTCGTGGCATAGCTCTCATGTCTATTGCGACGCGCACTATTCGACCTCCAATTTTCTATAACTAATGTATATTTCTTATCTCGAGCATAAAAAATTATTTAGAGAACCTTAATAATACGCTTAGATAAAAATTTAAGATAGTCTCCATTTTCCTCTGTAATACCAAGCTGAATGAGTTTATCTGCTATAGTGTCAAGATATTTTGTAGTAAAAGATCTTAACCTATCCTTTGAAATAAAGGAACTGATTTTTTGGGCAATCAAATCAGGGTCGTGTTCCTGAAGAACATATTCTTTAGCTGCGCTTCCTAACCCCTGCATTCCTACCTTATCTCGAACAAGGTTTTCTATGGCTTTTTTTAATGCGGGTTTCTCAAACTCCTCTTCTATAGGAACTTTCACTACAACTTCATCTGGCAACTCAGAAAACCATGCATCATCAGACACAATACAAGCTTTTCCTGCTGTCATTGCTCTCAACAAAGTAGCTGATGTCTCACCCATTGATGGATATCGTAGATTTACTACAATATCAACACAATGAATTAACTTTTCGAATTCGTGAATTGAGATATAACCCGTCTTCATAATTTTTTCATTCAAACAAGCGTCAACATAATCGCCTTCGCCTACCATTAAGTACTTAACTTTAAGGTTTTGGTCTGTTTGAATTTCATTGATTGCTTTAATAACCTGATAATTTCTCTTCGTAGGTGCGATATATCCAAAGGATGCAACTAAAATCTCGTCGTCAGTTACTCCATATTTTGCTCTAACTCTTTTAATCTCATCATCTAAAATATTTATTTCATTATTATAATTAATTTGATTTATATGCTCTACATGAGGGTTACATATTCCTGTTTGAAGCACCATCTTTTTTGCATATTCCGAGTGAACTATTATACCTTTAGCATTTTCTACTACACGCCTTACTAACGGTAATTTTCCAGGTTTATTGTATTGCAGCGGAGGAAGATCTCCAGTTAGGACTTCTTTGGCCGCACGGATTCCGTTATCACCATAATTATAGTAAAGCTCTGAAAGATATAACTCATTACTCTTCAAATAGTTTAAATAATAACCTGTAATTAGATAATAGAGTACAAAATCATGTAGAATCACATACCCTGGATATTCAAGAAAAACATCATACATTCCAGCATGAAATTCGGGGTTATTCCCTAAATTGTATATAATCGCATCATATTTGATAAGCCTCTTGCGATCGTTCTTATGTTTCTTAAAATCAAATATTCTATATTGTGATATTGCAGAATTATTCGGCTTAAAACCATCAACCCAGAGATCTATTTCACTGTACCTGCTTAAATAGGAAAGGAGAAATTCAGAGTAATCTGAAATACCGCTTTTTAGTGGGTTTAATGGACTGAAGTACGCAATTTTCATCCAATTAACCTCTCTATCACATAATCCCAACTAATATTAAGTTTTTTCATAAGCTTAGAACCATTTTCGCCTAATTGACGGGCTTTTTCTTTGTTATCATATAGTATATCTATGGTTTCAGCTATTTCCTTCGGATCAGTATTAAGAATAAAACCGTTTGAGTTATTGACAAATTCCAGAGGACCACCAGAATCTTCATGTGTTATTACGGATTTACCTGAGAAAAACGCCTCTAAGGTCACATAGCCATAATCTTCTTGATGAGGTCCAAAGTAAACACTTAGACAATTAGAATATAATCGTATTTTCTCCTCTTCACTAATAAAACCTAACATTTCTAACTTCGATTCTGTTCCATCTTCTCTTACGATTTTCCTTATTTGCTCAATATACCTCGGATCTCCACTACCGGCAAGTACTACCTTTACAGGAGATTTACAATACTTTAAAGCCTTAACTAGAAGTAATTGACGTTTAATGCTGTCAATTCGGCTCGGATAAAATATGTAGTCATCAATGTTATTAGGCTCAAGTTTTTCCAAATTCATTGGTGGAGGGTAAAGAGGAGTAGACTCTATCCCATTGTATCGCATTAGTCTGTCAGTTACTGTTGTCGAAATTGTGAATATTTTCTTGGCCTCTCTTAAATGTATGTTGTCATTTTCGATAATAAGTTGTCGAACTTCCGGTCCTGACTCCATATTATGTAAATCCCCATGCCCAGTATTCCATAATTCATAAGCTTGTCTATGTTGATGGAGGAGCCAGAGAACTTTATTAGGATGGGATATATAATAAGCCGGAAATTTTGTTCCTATCAAAAGATCGATCTTTTGACCATTTACTTCAGTTAGGTCAACGAGTTGAGATAAGACCATTCCATCAATAAGGGTCTTGGCTGGATACCATTTAAACGGGATAGTAATAATATCAGCTTCATACCCCCTAGCTCTCAAGGCATCAAGCAGCATTTGGGCATGTATTTCCGCTCCGCCGCGTATAAATGGGACCTGAACTGTCGCAATTGCAACTTTCAAATTGGCTCACTTCCTATTACTTTATTCAACGAAGCGTTAAATCTTTCTTGAATATTTTGCTGTGAAAATCTTCTGTATAAATTTATATAACCATTATCTTGGCAAAACTCTTTTATCTCCAAATCATGGAATACGGTATAAAGCGCAGCAGCGGCCAAGTTGTAATCAATCGATTCGAGCACAATCTGATCAGGACCTACAGTCTCCTTCAGAGCACTCCCATTAAAGGTAACTATTGGTAAACCATGGAACTGCGCCTCTATGAGCGGTACACAAAACCCCTCATGTTCACTCATACATAAGAAAGCGTCGGAAGATAAATAAAGTGCTTTAATATCCTGCAGCGGTAGCTTGTCCGTAAAACTAATATTTTCTTCCAAATTTTTTTCTCTAATAATACCTCTTAATTCATCCATATAACTTTTGAGATGGTGGGTGTCAATACTCCCCACGAGCCACAATTGAATATCCTTATCATAATTATCTTTATAATTTTTAATAACATTGATTAAATGCTTATGGCCTTTATTCGGAGCTATTCGACCAACAAAAAAAACATTTTTCCTTTTATTACTAAATACTTGATTAACTAATGAAATATTTGGAGATATTTCAGACCAATCTTCAATTGCATGGAAAGGCGGGACAACGTCAATGCTTTCATATTGTAAACCGTAGTTTAATAAATCTATCTTGTTATATTCCGAATCTGCCAGCCAATGCCCGTTTTCGTAAATCCGAATAAACCTTGCTGTTTGCTCCCTACCCTGAAGAGTCATTTCGTAATATAACTGTGAATAAGATTTAAAAAATTCTGGAGGCGTAATATTATGATATCTGAAAAACAAATGAGCTTTGCAATGATTAATAAGTTCTTCTCCCTTATCCCAAAAAACACTATGGTGATAAATCAAAATATTTTTTTTATCCTTTAGATATTTTAATAAGTCATATTCATTCATTTTGTATCTTTCAAAATCACCTAAATAGTTCTCTGCATAGATAAACACTTCATAGTTCATATTAGTTAACGTTTGGTACATTCCAAGAATGTCATGTCCAATAGCATCTCCATCAACAACTGTTTGATGTGCAATTACTACCTTAAGCCTTTGGTTCATCCTGCTATACCACTTCCTTACGTAGAACAATTGCATAATCCTGTGCATCGTAAAATAGGCTATTAAATCGATCGATAAGTAAATCTACTCTACTATCACAAACTTGCTCCATACTATTAGTTGATATTCTAGAGGAAATGTCTGGGTTAAGTGCCAACTGGTCAACTACCTTTAACCCTACACTTTCGGCAACAAATTGCAAGGTTATTGGATGAACCGGGCGAATGTGAGATAAATCCATATAGAACCAGTTGCTAATTGCCTGTATGTTCTGGGGGTTAATTGTTTCCAATATCAAAATACCTGATACTTTTAGCTTCGAGTGAACGAGATTAATGAATCGAATTAAAAGCCTTGACTCCAAGTGTTCAATAACCTGAAGAGCTATGATTCCATCCAAACTATTGTCTTCTTGGCCTTCTAGATAGGTAAATAAATCCGATTGAATGACAGGCAGACCTCTATCTTGGCAATAACCAACCATATCCTCGTTGA is a window encoding:
- a CDS encoding glycosyltransferase family 4 protein, translating into MRVAIDMRAMPRTGIGNYSRILLEEIPRIYSDIVTVPVYDGMELSRQSSLSKLYSSRLKRLAWEQIDLPRYLKENNIDILHNPMNFGLPVFPGCKSLVTVHDVIPAVLKGQYLKSLVERIYYKLAMAISTGRTEYIITDSNFSKQEILKYFAVQEKKIKVIYLGCSEEFKPVTDLNTLTNVRNKFGLHRPYVLTIGGNEPRKNVERLIKIFPRLSETFKIDLAIIGGSWRGNTLNTNSRNADNIFYLGSVDQQDLISLYSMSELFVFPSLYEGFGLPILEAMACGTPVATSNSSSIPEVAGEAAILFDPLNENSIYEVVSGILGSQEIKEELRLRGLERIKLFSWSDTLDQITEAYREALR
- a CDS encoding glycosyltransferase family 4 protein; the protein is MKIAYFSPLNPLKSGISDYSEFLLSYLSRYSEIDLWVDGFKPNNSAISQYRIFDFKKHKNDRKRLIKYDAIIYNLGNNPEFHAGMYDVFLEYPGYVILHDFVLYYLITGYYLNYLKSNELYLSELYYNYGDNGIRAAKEVLTGDLPPLQYNKPGKLPLVRRVVENAKGIIVHSEYAKKMVLQTGICNPHVEHINQINYNNEINILDDEIKRVRAKYGVTDDEILVASFGYIAPTKRNYQVIKAINEIQTDQNLKVKYLMVGEGDYVDACLNEKIMKTGYISIHEFEKLIHCVDIVVNLRYPSMGETSATLLRAMTAGKACIVSDDAWFSELPDEVVVKVPIEEEFEKPALKKAIENLVRDKVGMQGLGSAAKEYVLQEHDPDLIAQKISSFISKDRLRSFTTKYLDTIADKLIQLGITEENGDYLKFLSKRIIKVL
- a CDS encoding glycosyltransferase family 4 protein, producing MKVAIATVQVPFIRGGAEIHAQMLLDALRARGYEADIITIPFKWYPAKTLIDGMVLSQLVDLTEVNGQKIDLLIGTKFPAYYISHPNKVLWLLHQHRQAYELWNTGHGDLHNMESGPEVRQLIIENDNIHLREAKKIFTISTTVTDRLMRYNGIESTPLYPPPMNLEKLEPNNIDDYIFYPSRIDSIKRQLLLVKALKYCKSPVKVVLAGSGDPRYIEQIRKIVREDGTESKLEMLGFISEEEKIRLYSNCLSVYFGPHQEDYGYVTLEAFFSGKSVITHEDSGGPLEFVNNSNGFILNTDPKEIAETIDILYDNKEKARQLGENGSKLMKKLNISWDYVIERLIG
- a CDS encoding glycosyltransferase, which codes for MNQRLKVVIAHQTVVDGDAIGHDILGMYQTLTNMNYEVFIYAENYLGDFERYKMNEYDLLKYLKDKKNILIYHHSVFWDKGEELINHCKAHLFFRYHNITPPEFFKSYSQLYYEMTLQGREQTARFIRIYENGHWLADSEYNKIDLLNYGLQYESIDVVPPFHAIEDWSEISPNISLVNQVFSNKRKNVFFVGRIAPNKGHKHLINVIKNYKDNYDKDIQLWLVGSIDTHHLKSYMDELRGIIREKNLEENISFTDKLPLQDIKALYLSSDAFLCMSEHEGFCVPLIEAQFHGLPIVTFNGSALKETVGPDQIVLESIDYNLAAAALYTVFHDLEIKEFCQDNGYINLYRRFSQQNIQERFNASLNKVIGSEPI